The Gemmatimonadaceae bacterium genomic interval CTCAACGATTCTTCGCGACCGACGACGCGGCGGCCCAGTCGATCATCAGTTGGCAGTCGCCGACCAGCAGTCTCGTTCCCGTGAGCGGGCACATCGTGCTCTCGCCACCTCCGCTTCTCTCATCTGTTCTCGACGGCGCGACGGCGTCCACGCTCTGGCGCAAAGGAGATTGATCATGCGTACCACGCTCATCCCGTTCGTAGTCACGCTCGCGACGAGCGCGGCGGCCGCGCAGCAGCCCGCACCGGCGCGCCCGCCTCAGACGGGCGTGGCGGTATGCCCGATATACGTCGTCGATGGGAGGCCCATCGCGCCTGCGGCGAGCGATTGCGTCCCCGTGCCGGCGCCGGCCGCCCGCAACGTTCCAGGAAACCTGTCGCCGACGGTCGCCCCGCCACCGGCCGCTGACCCTCTCGCGCGTTTTCTCTATCCGCCGGAACTGGTGATGGGCAACCAAGAGGCCCTCGGGCTCACCGACAAGCAACGCTCGGCGATTCAAGACGCCGTCAAGGAGGCGCAGGCCAAGGTGGTCGACGTTCAGTTCAAGATGAGCGCCGAGGTGGAGAAGCTGCAGCGTCTCCTGCAGGTCTTCACGCCCGACGAGCCCAGCGTGCTTGACGAGGTCGGTCGCGTGTTGACGTTGGAGCGCGACATGAAGCTCACACAGATGACGCTCATGGTCCGCATCAAAAGCCAACTGACCGAGCGCCAACAAGGGCTGCTCGATCAGATGCGCGTGAGCTGGATTCCGCGCCCCGCGAAAGAGTGAGCCGCGTCGCGGCTAGTGCGGCGTGATGACCGTCGATGGCAGCGACGACGGCCGCGCGGGCGCGTCGTGACGGTCGGCGAGGATGCGCGCGGTGAACCGCTGCGCCTCCGAGATGCGCTCGACCTCGATCGCGAGCGAATCCAGCGCGTCCATCACGCGTGAGTTCGGATCCTTCGCTTCGCCGCGGATCTGCTGCGTGAGCATCATGCGATCGAGCATCGTCTCGGCTCGCTGCGCGCGCTTGAGGGCCATGATCCACAGCGTCCCCAGCAGGATGGTTACGGGCGGGCACGCCAGGCCGAGCACGAGGACAATGTCCTTCATCGCCGATTTCTCCGTTGGTGTTCGTCGCGGACCGGAGTCGCTTGACGCCTGTACGAAAGCGCCGATCTGGCGGTTTCGCCAGCCGTTCCGCCCTCGTCCTTCCGTCCCTTTCGACCGTCGGCCATACTAGCTCCCATGGACTATCGAACCATTCAGGTCACGCCCTGCTCGCCGGTCATCGGCGCCGAGATTCGCGGCGTGGACCTTACGCAGCCGCTGTCCGACGATCAGTGGAACGAGGTCCTCGACGCGTTCCACGAATACGCGGTGATCTTCTTCCGCGACCAGCGGCCGATGACCCCGGAACAACACGTGGCGTTCGGCAAGCGCTTCGGCCCGCTGCATTTCCACCCTGCCGCGCCGCATATGGAGGGTCATCCCGAGGTCTTCGTGATCCACGCACACAAGGACTCGAAGATCGCCAACGGCGAGTTCTGGCATTCGGACGTGTCGTGCGACGTGGAGCCGCCGCTCGGCTCGATCCTTCAGATCCATCTGCTCCCGCCGTCTGGTGGCGACACGCTCTTCGCGAGCATGTACGCCGCCTACAACGACCTCTCTCCGCGCATGCAACAATACCTCGAGGGCTTATGCGCGGTGCACGAGTCCGAGCACATCTACCGGGGCCGCTACTCCGATCGGGGTGTGAAAGACGCGGGCAAAGTCTACCCAACCGCGGTCCACCCGATCATCCGGACGCACGTCGACACGGGGAGGAAGTCGCTGTTCGTGAATCGGACGTTCACGACGCGGATCGAAGGCTTGCCGGAGGACGAGAGCAAGGCAGTTCTCCAGTTCCTGTTCAACCACGCCGAAAGCCCCTGGTACCAGACCCGTTTTCGCTGGCGCGAGAACGACGTCGCGTTGTGGGACAATCGCTGCACGCAGCACATGGCGATCTGGGACTACTGGCCCAATGAGAGAAAAGGAAACCGGGTCACGGTGAAAGGAGAACGGCCGGTCTGACGGCATTGATTCGCGTCACATGAATTTCTTGTTCCGACCTCTCACGACGTCCGACGTTCCAATGCTGCACGAGTGGCTGAGCCGCCCGCACGTGGCGGCCGTGTGGACGCCGACGCCATCGATGGAGGAAGTGCGCGAAGAGTATTTGGGGAACGCGGACGACCCGTCGTTCCCGCGCGCCTACATCGCGCATCTCGACAGCACGCCGATTGGTTTCATACAGTCGTACGTCGCCGCGTACTCAGGCGACGGCTGGTGGCCGGACGAGCGCGATCCCGGCGTTCTCGGCATCGATCAGTTTCTCGCCGACGAGGCGCGGCTGAACCAGGGAATCGGCTCGGCGATGGTACGTGCGTTCGTCGACCGATTGTTCGAGGATCCGACGACCACGCACGTGCAGACCGATCCGAGCCCGACCAACGCGCGCGCGATTCGATCGTATGAGAAGGCTGGGTTTCGTCGCGTGGGTGAAGTCGACACGCCCGACGGACCGGCGCTGCTGATGATCCGCGAACGGCCGGCTTAACGCAGAAATCGGCGCGCCAGCGACTCGAGCCGGTCGTCGCCGCTCGCCTCGGCGCGCGCGCGAATCCGCCGCACGTGCTCGTGCAGTTTGGGTTCGCCCCAATAGTATCCGGTGGCTTGTTCGGCGCTGGCCGTTTCACCTTCGCGCGCGGCCTCGAGCAGCACCTCCGCCGCCACCGCGTCGAACGACGGATCGTCGCGTGTGGGAAGGACGTACTGCTTCCCCGGCCCTCCCCCGGCGTCTTCGTTCACGAACGCGCGCGACATCGTTCTCTCCGATCTCCGTCTTGTCGGCGCGAAACTAGCGCGCCGGATTCTCGGCCGGAATGATCGGGAAAATCCGCCGGGCTCCGTCTCGAACGATCGTGATCGGAACCGTCTTCCCGATCCGCTCCTGCGCGAGGAGGCGTTGCAGGTCGTCGACGCTGGCGACGCTCGTGCCGGCCAGCTCGACGACGATGTCGCGCGGGCGCAGCCCCGCCGACTCGGCCGGACTGTTCGGCATCACCGCCGTGATCAACACCCCGGCGGCACTGTCCAGATGGCTGATTTGGACCCGCCGCCGCGAGAGCGTGATCGTCTGGCCGCTCACGCCGATCCATCCGCGCTGCACACGTCCGTGGCGAATCAATTGCGGAATGACGAAGCGCGCCGTGTTCACCGGAACGGCGAAACAGATCCCCTGTGCTCCGGCGATGATCGCCGTGTTGATCCCCACGACTTGCCCGCGCGAATCGACCAGCGGACCGCCGGAGTTCCCCGGATTGAGCGCCGCGTCCGTCTGAATCACCCCGTCGATCAGACGTCCCGACTGCGAGCGCATCGTGCGACCGAGCGCGCTGACGACGCCGGACGTCACGGTGGATGAGAAGCCGAGCGGATTGCCGATCGCGATCACGACTTGCCCCGCACGCAGGCGCGATGAGTCGCCGAGCGACGCGGCGACCAGCGACGGAACATCGACGCGAACCACCGCAAGATCGGTGTCCGGATCGACGCCGACCAACTCCGCCGTATGGCTTTCGCCGTCGGCGAAGGTTGCACGAATCGTCGACGCGTTCTCGACGACGTGACTGTTCGTGAGAATGAACCCGTCGGGCGTCAAAACGAAACCCGAACCGGCACCAGTGCGTTCGGAATCCGGCGGTCGGCGTCCGCGCGTGCGACGACCCGGAGAAGCGTTCAACGAGATCTCGAGATGCGCTACCGCGGGCGCGACCCGATCGACCGCGCCCACGACGGCGGTCGAGTAGGCGTCCAGAAGCTCCGGGCTGTTGTCGTGCGTTTGTGCCTGTTCCGACGAAACGGCGGAGGCCGGAACCCGATTGTTCCTGAGTAGCTGCAGCATACTCTTGGAAAATACGGATGCGGAGAAGGCCGTTCAGGTTCTCAGCGCTTCGAGCGGGTCGATCCTCGTCGCCCGCCTGGCGGGCACATAGCTCGCAACCGCCGCCACCAGCGCCAGGAGCGCCGCGACGATGGCGTACGTCTTCACGTCGTGCGTCGTGATTCCGTACATCAGCGCCGCCAGAAACCTCGCGAGCCCGCTCGCGACAACCGTTCCAGCGGCGACTCCTGCGACGCCGAGCACGATCCCCTCGCGGAGCACCATCCACTGCAACGCCCCTCCTTGCGCGCCCAGGGCCATACGAACTCCGAATTCGTGCG includes:
- a CDS encoding TauD/TfdA family dioxygenase, translated to MDYRTIQVTPCSPVIGAEIRGVDLTQPLSDDQWNEVLDAFHEYAVIFFRDQRPMTPEQHVAFGKRFGPLHFHPAAPHMEGHPEVFVIHAHKDSKIANGEFWHSDVSCDVEPPLGSILQIHLLPPSGGDTLFASMYAAYNDLSPRMQQYLEGLCAVHESEHIYRGRYSDRGVKDAGKVYPTAVHPIIRTHVDTGRKSLFVNRTFTTRIEGLPEDESKAVLQFLFNHAESPWYQTRFRWRENDVALWDNRCTQHMAIWDYWPNERKGNRVTVKGERPV
- a CDS encoding GNAT family N-acetyltransferase, producing the protein MNFLFRPLTTSDVPMLHEWLSRPHVAAVWTPTPSMEEVREEYLGNADDPSFPRAYIAHLDSTPIGFIQSYVAAYSGDGWWPDERDPGVLGIDQFLADEARLNQGIGSAMVRAFVDRLFEDPTTTHVQTDPSPTNARAIRSYEKAGFRRVGEVDTPDGPALLMIRERPA
- a CDS encoding trypsin-like peptidase domain-containing protein; the protein is MLQLLRNNRVPASAVSSEQAQTHDNSPELLDAYSTAVVGAVDRVAPAVAHLEISLNASPGRRTRGRRPPDSERTGAGSGFVLTPDGFILTNSHVVENASTIRATFADGESHTAELVGVDPDTDLAVVRVDVPSLVAASLGDSSRLRAGQVVIAIGNPLGFSSTVTSGVVSALGRTMRSQSGRLIDGVIQTDAALNPGNSGGPLVDSRGQVVGINTAIIAGAQGICFAVPVNTARFVIPQLIRHGRVQRGWIGVSGQTITLSRRRVQISHLDSAAGVLITAVMPNSPAESAGLRPRDIVVELAGTSVASVDDLQRLLAQERIGKTVPITIVRDGARRIFPIIPAENPAR